Genomic DNA from Oreochromis aureus strain Israel breed Guangdong linkage group 2, ZZ_aureus, whole genome shotgun sequence:
GAAAacatttcttctctgttttctggATTTTCCTCAGGCCTGCCCCGATACGTGGAGACAATACCACTTGACAGTGAGTTTTGACTCCTCTTTATCTGctctttcttaaaaaaaaaacaactaatctTCTTTACTCAGCAAAATGAATAATAACAAGCCTTTCTGGCTCAATGTGTAAACCTAATTGGAGTTCTTAATGATTTTTCTCTAAAGTAAGCAATAGAATTGATCTAGGTACTCGGTGGCAGGAGACCATTTTAATTAGGCAATTTTGAAAGCTGTATTCTCTGCCTTTTCATAGATAGTCACAGtaaaaaatagatggaaaatggggggaaaaagatCAGGGGAATCAAATGCAATGAAGATCCCACCTGCTGGGAATCAGACCAGAATACACCCATTATCAGGAGTCTGTTGATAGGTGTGTACTGCTAAAATCGCCAAGAGATCAGTGGATGTTTGTTATCGCTGTAGAAATGTCCTTCATTTGACCTTTCTCTTCCAGGTTAGGGTAGAGGTTCCCCTCAGGCCACAGGCAAGACACAACCTCCATCACAGGAAGTGCTGCATTCATTGTTACAACTGTTCTAAAAGAGGACATTACGGTTATGTAAgtgataaatacatttaatccTCATCTTACTTTCACTAGATCTTTGTCTGCCTTTATGTCTACCGCCTAATCTGTTTGGTCTCTCACTTGTCTTTTTCCTAAACTTGCTACTCTTTTTTTGATTAGTTTTTTCACTTCACCTTGCTACACCAAAATTTGTTCTCCtcctgttctttttttgtgttgaaTCAAACTTAGTTAAATTCTCTCTCTATTTAAGTCTCAGTTGCATCCATTTTCCACTGTCCTGTATCCATTCTTCAgctcattttttcttcttttgtctcaTCTGTATCACTGTTTGTCTTCTGTATCAGGAGTGCACTAAAAGGAGGATGGTTACGGGCACCTTTCCATCGTTGCCTTATGTTTACCGATATGACACCATGGAAGACATTCTCCAACTTCGGACCAGGCTAGAGGAAAGAGTTAAAGGTGATGAAGCTGATATCAGAgtttttacagtattattttacaATCGGTGTATCTTTGTTTGGGCTGTACATGTGAGTGCTATTGGAGCTGCCTGTTAGTTCTAAAACAACAGATGTAAACTGAACACTGAGCGTGAATTATAACCAAAATTATCTCCTGAAATGAGTTGTTCATTTATATATACAGTCAAGTCCATAAGTTTTCTGTACATCCGCCAAGTTGACTTTTAATCGAACAATCAGATCATTATgtgttgaagtgcagactttggTTTTATAACTGCTTAGGAATTACATCCATTTGTATACATAGCCCTCAATTTTTCAGGGATCAACAGTAATTGGATGCactaactttaaatattttaaatatagtgAAATCCCTTGCATTCAATGACTGGCTGAAGTCTAGGACTCACtgacatcaccaaatgctgtgtttcctcccttgagGAACACCTTTACTGCAGCTGCTTTCAGTTCAGGCTGTGCCTTTATTTGGGCTTCAGTAACTGAAAAGTATGCTCTGTCGggctgagatcaggtgactgacttggccattgcagaatatcccatttctttgccttcagaaacactttttgtttgttttttgtttttttgtagtacgatttgggtcattatccattcTATTAGCAGTCAGCTCATCAATAAACACCAGTGATCTGGTTCCACTGGCAGTCGTATGTACACATGCTGTTACATTGCCTCCACCATGCTAGGAAGATATGTGTTGTGTGATGTggtatgctttggatcatgagctgtttctctccttcCCCATACTTTTGTCTTCCCATCACTCTGGTAGGTTCAACGTGGTTTCGTTGGTCCAAGGATTTGGTTTCAGAGCTGCGCAGGctgttttagatgttttctgacaAAGTCTAATCTGACTTTActgttcttgagtgtaaccagtggtttgcgcATTGTTGTGAGCCCTATTTATTTCCATAAATGAAGGCGTCTCTTGATTGTAGACTTTGATAACAATACGCCTACCTCCTCGAGAGTGTTGTTCACATTGTCAGATGTTGTGAAGGAGTTTTTCttaaccatggaaataattctgtcatcatgcATTTTGCTGGCCAGTGCATTCATTCTTTTTAGGAATTCTTTAAAGATTTTGGTCACTCCTTAAGTGCTTGCAATCTCTCTGATaggtttattttgatttttcagtCTGACGATGGCCTCCCTCACTTGTATTGCCATCTCGTTGGGTCTCAAATTGAGATTTCTATTGAATCACCACGAGATACAAATGATGTCTACTGGAGATCGTTTGTCTGattaacctgtttttttttttttaccttcgaCCTGGTGGCGGCCCTATTGTACAAGTACTTTTTAAATGACTGTAACTGTGTTCCCATTTGTGCTTGAGACTAAATTAAAACAGGTTTGAAGAATAAAAAGTGAGCTTTACGGGAATATTCGATGTATCATTGCATTCACAGGTCAGTTGTCCAATTACTTCTGAAAATACCTCTGAAAATGAAGGGCTATGTATAAAAAtagctgtaattcctaaacagttcaGACAATACTTTAAttaaaccccttgaattaaagctgaaagtctgcacttcagttaTATCTCAGTTGTTTGATTTAAATCCATAGTGATGGTGTACAGAGgaaaaacgattaaaaaaatgtcattgtCTAGAGATGTGTGGACTTAAATGTTTGTTGGTTTTTAATGAGAAATGCCAGCCATTTTTCTGCTTTGGGATtgctttaatcatactttatttttttgtcactcTACCCAGACTGTTATTCACCTTGTCCAAGAAGCATAGCAGAAGCATGATAATGATACAAGGCTTTGGGTATTTAATCAGAAGTGGGATACAAAATGCAAACAGGTCACATCCTGGCcagaaaaacatttcaaatgaaACAATTTATCAAAAGACAAATGATGTTATTGGGCATTTATGCTCTTTGCTGGCTCTTTTGAATGGTGAGGGAACACTTTCAAAATGCACCAGGGTGCTTTTTTTGGTGAGAATAGATTGACACGTGAATTCTGTGAAGGTGCTTTCTTTGGATTGGTGTAACTCTGGGTCTGAATTTTTAGTTATTGGACACATTTTCTTGATCTCTAACAGCTCTGCAACAAAATATGCCCCTTCACTATTTAAATGTACCAATTACTGCTTGGGTGGGATTGGTAGGTTTATCAGTGCTGCCTTTTAATTACTGAAACCAGCACTGTGAATTAAGTgaattaaaacataaaactaaCACAATGAACTGAAAAACATTATCTCTGTAGAGTTCAGAAGAACTGCAGAGTTGGTTGATAAAGCGTTCTTTTCACACCGCGTTTGATCAGGAAATAAACTAAAGATTTATTAGTTCAACAGCTGCTTTTAATCATCTGTTATTCAGTTAAAACAGGATCAGACTTGTCAAGGAcgtcttttgtgtttctgtgttttcagaGCCTGCACATGGTTTCTCAGACCTGTCTGAAAAAACAGGGGCGAGCGGCGAGGAGAATCGATCAGTCCAGGGGtggacaaagacaaagaaggaGTTGCACACCCGAGCTGGCAGGAGGAAGACGTGGCAAGAGAGGTGCAAAGAGAGACGAGAGGTGAAGCGTCTGAGGAGGGATGCTCAGGCCAGGCGGGAAGGAGGACTACTGATGAAGTCCCGCTGTAGCTCTGATGACGAAGCCTATCCCAGAGTCCCCTTTAGGCAGCCCGATGACTGGCACAAGCAATCCACAGCACCTCCACAGAAGAAAAGGAGGGATGAGACAGGTGGCAAAAAGAGCAGGAAGAGCAGAGAGGCAGAAAGGTGGAAGAAAAGAGGAGGGCTAAAACGTGGGTATTTGTATCCCCATGCTGACATAGATATCAGGAGTGTAAATCTTCTTTCCCCAAAACAAAGAGTACgccacagaaaaaaatgatagctgattgttttttaatgtatttattttttgagtgCTAATAAATGTATCAAGTTTGCAAAGAAGTCATTTTGTGCATGTGATCTCTCGATCTGTGTATTTATCAACATTTATTGACAGTATAGAAAACTGAAACGTATACAGGAATGTACTTTGGTACTTAATACTTAGTTTTGTAGTTTAATACTTAAGTATTTTACACCTACACAGTTTtgaacatgttttgtttttattagattatattagattagatttttATTCAGATGTAATATTTTGTGAATGTAGTTGCCTTCATAgtaacatttaattttttatattattttgaaatctgcCTAGATGTTTAAGTGGCATAttgtaaagaaaaacatgaatacTGTAGTCTAAGGAGCGTGGAAACAaaagcaactggacttctttaagttgcttgaagacgtttcacccctcatctgagaagcttcttcacttCTAAGACCAAATGGTGGAGAATCCCAGGTATTTAAGCCCTAGTGGGAGTTCTCCCTTAGGGGAAGGGATCTTAAAACTGGATTGTAGGTGGTagacagttggtgttgtaagCCACCCCTTCTTTTTAAAGATGGTccttcacagtggacatagacggcttctttcactcctctttcaaatcat
This window encodes:
- the LOC116331369 gene encoding zinc finger CCHC domain-containing protein 7-like produces the protein MEHTEENEVDDGEEGSENFFIQGSSSSENERESMIHSMSCKQAARQNRESSPPLLLVFPFSSGGKGALLDAELEPSSGDDLQDDKDEDQPIEEWMILEGKEQVEDSSIQLNLSYRNSSGEDLDDEDLKGNVPKSVKESWAVSVKDKSGKDQSLTSRYFSPGCSLICRVCNRTGHLAKSCSFRKKCPTCVLCGIQGHIQRKCPSRPCGRCGLPSHGLKPCDLPPVWNQHCLRCGMTGHLSDACPDTWRQYHLTVRVEVPLRPQARHNLHHRKCCIHCYNCSKRGHYGYECTKRRMVTGTFPSLPYVYRYDTMEDILQLRTRLEERVKEPAHGFSDLSEKTGASGEENRSVQGWTKTKKELHTRAGRRKTWQERCKERREVKRLRRDAQARREGGLLMKSRCSSDDEAYPRVPFRQPDDWHKQSTAPPQKKRRDETGGKKSRKSREAERWKKRGGLKRGYLYPHADIDIRSVNLLSPKQRVRHRKK